The DNA segment atccacgcttccacccaaTTCAATCGTGTAATCATTTAATAGATGAAAGTACAAGTTTAGAGTTTAAAATGCACCTCCTTGCTTTACTGAAATGAGACCATTAAGTCTGTGAGCCTGGAAAGAGTTTATGAAAATGCTTACATCTCTGAGTAACACTGAAAGCAGAGTTCAGCAATGCCCAACGGGCCGCTTACGGGTCGCTTCCACAATAGCAACGCACTTCTGAAATGTTAATCTCTGCAGGGAAGATCACTATCATTATAATTAGAGTTACAGTACAATGGAGTGCTCACAGTAGCTATTCCAAGAAGTTCTTTGAAGGTGAAGAAGAGTGGTAGGCATTCTCAGGAATAGAAAATTGCTTTcccaagataaaaaaaatcaactaaatAAAGAACTCTTAAATAACTAGTTGGCTAAAATCAATTTTACTTTTTGCCATcccaatttaaataaaatcactaCATTGCTAGTTTGGAGGTTGCTGATAGGCACTGAAGGAGTACATGTTGCTTATAATTTTCCAGAATATTAATTATACCTGCAAATAGATACATTTTGTGAGCAAAtgaaaagggacaaaaataCAGCATCTCCACTTCTTGTgctcattgttttatttttgctttcaaaattaataattcttttttctgctaCTTATGAAGGCCTAATTTCTAAGGACTTTTTAGTACTTTTAGCTAGGTATATTGATACAGGTGTTGATATATGTGTAttgatataaaaaatatttaaagccatttcatCAGTTTTATTGTCTTGGTTTTAAATACTTGTCCAGGCTGTATTTAACCTTCTATACGCTAGATTAGGCAGTTGACTAAAACTGGAAACCTGATATCAAAGCACAGTGCTTGGTTGTCACACCAAAGCCAGCACACGTTACTGTATAGATTGAGGGGTTTTATATAATCTTACAGATTCACACAGAACTTTATCTACTGTGCAGAAACTTTTGCAGTCTGCTAAAACTGTAAACTTAGAAATGCAGCTGCAAGAATCCTAGAAACTGAGTGAAAAATTTCCTGTGTCGAAGACTGCAATGCTGCTGCCTACAGCACTAAAGTTATGACAAATGttatgacaaaaaaatgcttgctttttcttttaaataacaatgaaaaattgGAAATGAGGTCATAGAACTTAGCTCTGTGAACAATAGGAATTACAGAAGAGCATAAAGAGAAGGGCAAGTAATAATTATTTAAGAGGAAAAGCACCTTAGACCCTGAAGTGGAATTTTATTCTGCTACCTGCAACTCAGATAGACCATCTGGTCTAATGAAAATGATAACATTTCAGTACAAGGACAGAGTctcaaaatgtatttctagTTCATGTTGGAGACTTGAACTTCAGCCATGTATTGACTTGAGTTTTGGGATCTGCTGTATTTTAATAACTCAATCACAGAGTGGTTGTGGTAGGAAGAGACCTATGGAGATCATCTGGTTCATCcctcctgctcaagcagggtcacctaAAGCTAGTTGCCCAGGACTACATCCAGACAGCTTTCAAGTACCTCCAAGgagggagactccacaaccACTCTGGTCAATCTGTGCCTGTGCTCTGTCACGTTCATACTTAAAgcatttcctgatgttcagagggaacctcctgtctttcagtttgtgcccattgcgTCTGGTctactgaaaagagcctggttCTGTCCTCTTTGCAACCTTCCTTCACCCTTATACACGTTGATAAGATATCCCcttgaaccttctcttctccaggctgagcagttGTAGCTTGCTCAGATTTCATTATGGAAGAAAGgcttttcagtttctccatAATTTTTTGTACCCCTTTGCTGGACTCACTCCAGTAGCTCCATTCCGTCAAATTTGGCAAGTTAGAAGGATATAGAAAAGATCTGCTATAAATTTGCTCTTTACGCTTGTGATGCAACAGTGGAGTGTAATAGTACAAATCAAAAGTAAATAGAAGTATTCAAGCAGACATAAATGCAGTAGcacctgtttttcttcatactGAATCAGGAAATCAACAACTAAACgttatttcttctgaataatAGCCATGATCTGGCCTCTCCACTTTTTTCTATTCCTCCGCTTACCAGCAACTACATGATACTGTAATCCAcagaaactgcttttatttaatgacTTGTGtcccttttttaaattttagattCTTTATTTCGTAGAGGTTAATGTCCTTTTGGGTATAAGTGATCTGAAGACTTAGAACTGGATGCTGTACAGTTGATTTTCAAAATACCTAGCTTTTTTTCAATCTGCCCGCTATAACAAAGCATAATGGTATTGTAGATGCTTTAGTGCCCAGATTTGGTGGGTGCAGAGAAAATAccataattatttctgaaaagtgtTCCGAAGTAATACCATTCCATTAATTGCTCTAAGCTAGTAAGTTCTCTCCTGCTATTGTCATATTGCAGTTATGATATCAAACAATTGTATGTATGTACAATTTGATTAGtgattttaatatattcttgCAGACATTTATCTCCCAATTTAAACTTACAACTGTATGGACTATTTTTTAGGAAATTACAGTCTTTAGGCTTTAACTGAAGAATTTCAGGGGTAAATAAGcatgttttacttatttttataactTCATTAAGTAttacttctgggttttttttaagatttgctGTTGGGGAGATagtgttttgttccttttctcatAAAATGTTGTGGAATTGTTGTGGATTTCAAAGTAGATTGAAACAGATAAGCTATCAGAATTCATAAGttgttaaaaaagaattttttaacaataaaagaaagGCAGCCAAGGAAGgggaacaaagctggtgaagggcctagcgaacaagtcttacgaggagcagctgagggagctggagttgtttagtctggagaaatggaggctgaggggagacctcatagttctcttacaactacctgaaaggagtttgtagtgaGTTGggcattggtctcttctcccaagtgagaagTGATGAGAGCAAATGGCCCTAGGTGGTGCCAGCGGAcatttagattgggtattagggaAAACTTCTTCAAGAAGAGTTAATCaaacagtggaacaggctgcccagggatgtggctgagtcaccattcctggaggtatttaaaagacgggtaggcATGGCACTTAGGAACatgtttagtggtggacttggtatgaatttaattttaaaagaccaTTTGTAATTTAAGATGGActcctagaatcacagaattgtttaggttggaaaagacctttaaggtcataAGTCCAGCCATTAACCtaaactgaggcaaagaaggcattaagtccctcagccttttccttatcCCTTGTCACTAAGTTTCCCCCAGCATTGACAAAAGGCTGGAGATTCTTcttagccctccttttgttgctaatatatttatagaaacatttgtcttttacagcagtagccagattaagttctagCTGGGCTTTGGTCCTTCCAATTTGCTCCCTGCATAATCTCACAATATCTTTGCAGTCCTCCTGAGCTGTGTTCTCCTTCTTCCACAGGTTGTAtgctttccctcctttttttttttcctgagttccagCCAAAACCctctctctgttcagccaggctggtcTTCAACTATGCCAGCTTGTATTTCAGCATATGGGAATAGCCTGCTTCTGTGCCTTTTAGACTTCTtccttgaagaatgtccagctttcctggattcTCTTGCCCTTCAGGACTTCCTCCCAAGGGACTCTGTCAACCAGGCACTTGTAAAGGACAAAACCTGCCCGCTGGAAGTCCAAGGTAGCAGTTGCGCCATCCCCCTGTTCTTATTTCTCCAAGAATCAAAGATTCATATGATTTTGTGATTGCTATGCCCAAGACagcctccaaccatcacatcacCCACAAGTCATTCTCTGTTTGAGAGGGAGATCCAGCAGGGCACCTTCCCTAGCTGGCTTACTCACCAGCCCTGTCAGGAAGTTATCTTCCACACACTTgaggaacctcctagactgtttcaTCTGTGTTGCATTTCCAGCAGACGTTTGGTAGGTTGAAGTCTCCCATAATAACAAGGGCTAGCAATTGTGAAACTTCTCCCAGCTGTTGAtagaatatttcttctgcttcttcatccTGGTTGGGTGCTCTGTAACATACTCCCTCCATATCTGCCTTGTTGACCTTCCCCCCACTTCTTACCCATAAACACTCGAACCTGTTACCATCCATTGCAGCACTCCAAGTGTGCAAGTCATCCCATCCCATGTTGCTGTGATAGCAACTATATCATAGTTTTTCTGCTGCACAATGtccttccagctcctcttcttTGGTGCCATATTGTGTGCATAGGTGTAGATGGATTTCAGTTGGGCTGTTGATCCCACCACCTTTTCGGGGGGAGAAGCCTAAATTCCTACATGACCATTCTCAGGTGCTTCCGTGGTTTCTAACACATCCATAACCCTTGTGTCATTGCTGCCACATGGATCTCCATTCCCTACATCCACTGAGATGGCAGACCAAAGGACCTAGCTTGTACATCATTCTTTAAACACTGACGTGCCACCCCCAGGCTTATCTCTAGTGAGCCTGGTTTTAtccctttcccccttcaaaTCGAGTTTAAAGTTCTTTCAATGAGCTCTGCTAACTCCTGCACAAgatccttttccctctctgggACAGGTATACCCCATCTGTCACCAGCAGGCCTGGTGTTGTGTGAACCAACCCTTGATCAAAAACACCAAAATTCTGCTGATGCCTCCAAGCTCAGAGCCAGTTGACTCTTCTGATCTCCTGGctcttcctgtttcttcccTCATCATTCCCTGCAGCCAGAAGGATAGAGGAGAACACTACTTGTTCTCCTGATCATTTAACCTGTTGTCTCAAGGCCCTGAAGTCTCCCTTGATTGCTGTTAGACTTCTTGTTGCAACTTCATTGCTGCCTacctgaaaaatcaaaagataCTTTCAACAGTTGTAGTTAAACTTGTGGTACTTTTTCACTTTCCATGTAAAAGTAACAATGTTTGTCAAAGCTAGAAATATTGAGTAAGTCTTTACTAACATGGGTATAAAGTCAGTCTGCTGAATTTTTActagaacaaaaaaagcacagttgAAATCACAGATTTGATCCTAGAAATTAGTATGGTGTCATGGCATATGCAACCAAGCAACATGGTACCTTTGACAGCATTTGAACTGCTGGGGGTGTCTCAGTTCTCAGAAAGTTTCCTTATTAAGGGAAGTTCATGTATTTGTGACTCCCTCTAGTGGATAGCTTTCTCAACTATACACTAGGAAATGTACTCCATATTAAAATCAACTGGTGTCATTAAAAATTGAAAGGTCTTTCAATGGTGAAGTTCTGATTCCATTCTCATGGACAGTCAAAATGCATCTGTTTCTCAGACTTTCATTTCATGACTGTATATTCCTGAAAGGTTTACCATTTGccttaattattatttaattgtatttcagGTACCACTAAAGTAAACCTTGTGAAGATCCCTTCAACTGCTTCCAGTCCTCGAGATACTGCTCTAGCAGCTGTTATATGCAGCGCACTTGCAACGGTGCTCTTAGCTCTTCTTATTCTTTGTGTTATCTATTGTAAGAGGCAGTTTATGGAGAAGAAACCAAGCTGTAAGTTTCCAGTTATTAATGTCTCTTTGTAATATTCGTATACTGACATTAGTTGGGAAAATCTTTCTGTaggtaaataaatgaaatctctACAGCGTTCAAGGAAGTTGAGCATTGAGATGAACAAGCTGGCGGAAGTGTAAAACTGTACATCCTTATATGTTTGCCAACTCAGTGTGGATGTTCCAgcttctgctgagaaaatgtGCAGAAGTAGTACATTTGCATTAATTTGTTGCATAATCTAACTCTGTTAGATGCTGCACAGGTATATGTGGACCATTTGGGATCCAAGCTGGAATGTCATTATAGAGTTGCAGTGCTAATGTGGAAGTACCAGCTTGGAGGATGTGTGCATCACATGCCATTGTGAAACAGATTAGCCCATCTAGATGATAGATGCGGCCAGTGTAGATAGCAGATTTGTCTTTAACAATTTGCGTTTCATGAGCATATTCAAGATTAACTGGCCTAAGCCAGTtagatttgtaattttttttaaaaatccgTACCAGCTCATCGATGTAATTTACAGATTtgtttataataaatattttttgtcccttaattaaataaaagatgagaaaacacaaaagcactCTAGTACCCATTTATAGTttagaaaacttcttttaaaatacgTTTATAGCATCTAATGAAGCCTGGAtgtcaaacaaaaataataactaGGAAAAAATTGATGTTATCACTGCTTAcagcaaaagtgaaaataaaaagattcagAGAGGCATTGTAAGAATTGTTCCTAGCCTAGAAGATGTTTTACAGTGTAAATTTGAAGAAATTCAGACACTGAATTCAAACTTCAGTTAGTAAAATTTATTAACTCATTTGCCTTGGCCTAAAATTATACAGATTAAAGGAAGTCTGCTGTTAATGTAAAGTGCTCTAAGCTAATGTAAACAAAACTCCAGTGGCTGAAAGCTGGATGTGGATGAAAATCACTGAGAATCATTAAACATTGAGAAAATGTAACAATGAATGAGACATACTCTCAAATCATCAAAATAAGAGGAGATGCCTTCCTAGAAGAGACTGTAGTTGAACCTGTTGAACAGCTGTTCTAGGGTTTGTTGCAAAATCTGTGGTTTGCGTTATATGAAACCACATTATCATTGCAGatctttcagctggaaaacataCGGAAATACTGTATAATATGATGTTTAAGCATTCTATGAAGATAGGAGGCTCTGGAGAGCAAAAAGGGTATCCTTCgctaatatatatttttattcatttttccctAAGGGTCTCTGAGATCACAAGACATTCACTACAACGGCTCTGAATTGTCATGTTTTGATAGACCGCGGCTAAGTGAATATGACCACAGGACATGTTGCCAGTGCCAGAGGAGCACATCACAGACGTGTGGTATGTTAGATCTACTAAAAGGTGACTTTACGGCATGATGAACACTTATCTAACATTTGAGTTGTGACATGACTTTAACTACAGAGCTAACATTGTCAAACTACACTTTGTCCTAGGCTCATTTCTCTATAGGCACATAGAATTTCTATGGAGTTGTTtggttaggattttttttcctgttttcattgcaaagacccttcacttaaaagaaaaaaaaaaaaaaaaagctttagatgtctgtctcatttctttctgataaaagTGGCACTGCATCTTTGAGACTTAAATTGGTGCGAAGGATTTACCAGACAGTATCTGATAATGTGATATGAACTCTAAAGGACACTAAAAACCTGAACAGTTCAAATCATTTAGATTTTATGAAGTCATATCAGAACACATGCATTTATGATGTTaacaaatatataatttaaCACAAGACCACAGGCTTAAATATCATAATGTGTTAACTCAGAATGTGGTAGTTCCACTCACGCATATCTGACCAAAAAGTAGATTGAGTTTAAAAGTATATAACTCATGACTGGCATTTGCATTACTCCCAAAGGAAAGGCTTGGCTTTTATAAGTAACTcgatttttaaagtaataaattaAAGTACCCATTTTTTGCAGTAGAAATTTATTTCCTCAATCCAAGTATTTTAATGTAACTGGCAAACTATACTTAAGTTTGAAAGAGTACAGAGACTAAGTTTATACAGACCTTTAAAACTTTTACCttgattaaattaatttctattccTTAGGACCAGTTCACTTGATTCCATCACTGTGCTGTGATGAAACCTGTAGCATGGAGCACAGCAGTCACAGTTGTGCTTTCCACTCGCAGACTACGCTTAATGAAAGGTATCTTAGTTTTATAAATGTCtattaaacatttaatatttcttatgCGGTCGAATTAATATTTATACAGATACAATAGCTGTTTGGTGTGGAATGGGGGATTTTGGTGAACTGTAACTGCATCCTCCTGTTTCATGCAAAAAGAGGTTAATggtgaaaatttattttaaatattacttaATAAATTCTGACACGATATATCagtttctctgaagaaaaattgaCTTATTATCCTCACAAGCAGATAGTCTTCCTCTTACTCTATGATGACTTAGAGGATTTGGTGATGCCCTTTTCAGTTATGGATTAGCAAGGTGCTGCATAAACCTGTGAATTTGGGGGTGTTAAGGTACAGTTTAGAAGCATcttgaagattttcttttttcttagaaacCTTTAATGACTGTGAGATTTGTAATATCtagtatttctgaatttctacCAGATTGTAACCATTATTTTCTCCTGATCGGCTGAATATAAATGCAATAGTAGAATAGTTATTTCTACAGCAGTGCCATGAGCTAAATATATAAAGTTTATGGTGTCATTCAGAGTTTCCTGgttacagattttaaaatgggatgtttttatttcttttagctAGAATCATTTTCCATATAAGGTTTAAAGTGCTCTCCAGCTGTTGTGTTCTTATGGCCAAATGTAACTAAAAAAGTAGAGGCAGCTTCTTCGTACACATTGTTTATGCAAGGTGACATAATGACCTAAGTACAAGATAGAAAATACTTAAGTTTTCTATAACGACTTGTTTAAATACCAGCAAGCTTGAGTCATCCTTTTATACCGCTAAGGCGGTACAAATTGGGAGTTGCGTACTTTGTGAGAGATCTTTTGGttaaggctttaaaaataaatagcatatCCATGCTATGTGGACATCAAAGATCCCGTGGTTCCTTCCAATAGAAATGGAGTTTTCTCCAATTTCCTTTGccaaaataatgtatttcctTCAATTGTGGTGCAATGTCCTGACTTTTGGCCTCATgtataaaaatgctttgtgtgTATATCAAAGCTATTAAATCATCATGTTTTGGAAATGAGTAAGGCTACTTAAAATCTCTTATAGGCAATGTTAATGTGGGATGAGTTTTGTCACACAAATTATTACTGTATATCAGACTTAATATAGCCATTACAGTTTTATAAATCTGTAgacagtttttttaaacaaaacatattaGTGTATCTTTTGGAGTTTGTTAATACTTACTTTTGCTTTACTGTAGTTAAAAATAGTACTGGGCTTTCAACAGATAGGCATGTATAGTGCACTCAGACTTGTCAGTATCATCATGCACCATATTTGAGACAGATAAATATTGAGTTtctacttcagttttcttccatttttcataaaacaaaaataattctagTGAGAACTGGAAATGGCTACCCTTCATTAATATggaagaatagaagaaaaatttttcacgTTTTGAAGGCTatacagaactgaaaaatgtaaagtgAATGCATATTCAATATGAAATCACACAGATAGAAGGAGTTTCAAGCAGTCTTATTGTCTATTCCCTTCTCCCAGTCTGAACCCACTTCTTTTACATCCATTAGATGTTTGTCTAGCCTGactttttggagaaaaaaacctggagATGGAGATTCCACAGTCTTCCCAAACATCTTCTTGCTGCAATTTAAGCATGTTATATCTTGTCTTAATACACATACTCCTCTGTCCACTGAGAACAAATGAATTCCTTCCTCTCTGAAACAGTCTTTGTATCTGAACAGTACTCCAGTATTTTTTATCgtatttcagttctttaaacaaccccaactgtaGTTCATGTTTCCTGAAACCCTGAATTCATAGTGCGAAGGGCTCTAAGCACCCTCTTTACCTTTAGTAGTGTTCCTCAGAGCTTTCATTTCCAGGTAAAGAACTAACtgtattcattttcaaaataatttctttgtacaGAATGCCTCTAAAGTATTAACTTAATATAACCCTGTTAAATCTTCTTGAAATACCTATAATTAGTAATGGCAAGAATTACAATACTGATAATATTTTCTGGAATGCATTTGGAAACACGTCTTTTATGTTTTTTGCAGGGCTGACTCTGTTGGAGAAATGATTCCTGCCTTCCTTGGTTCTCTTTCACACTCTGCCTGTGGAGACATTTCAGATGCTTGGCCTCTTATGCAAAACTCAGCTTGCTGtgacagcatttctttctctgaatcaTATTCAGAACGGGCTGATGGATCTGCAAAATCCTGCAGTCCTGAGACTGAAAAGACAGCCTCTATTGAGTCAGATAACAACCAGGAACTAAATGAAGTACTTATTTCAGCTAATACTCTTGATGGAAACATAGCAGAGTCATTTGAAATCTCCAAACATAGAACATGCACAGAAGATTCATTACTTCAAAACTCAGTGGCTGCTGAAACCCAGCCAAAGACAAAGCATAATGGAACAGCAAATGACTCTACAGACTGATAAAGAGGTAATCAACATAACTACAAAGGAGTGAGAATGAATACTCGAGGCACTTAGAGCTAGATAAAAATGGGATTGTAAAAAGTTGAAGGGTTGTGTTTCTCCAGAGGCTATACCTAGCCATTGCTGAAGTAAATTAAAACCCTACAAGAGATCCAATGGTTTCACATTTTTATATCATTAACTGAATTTGAAAGATGTAATTGCTCACACTGCAATGTTGAGATAATGTGATCAGGAGCATAGGGGTAAGTCTGTACCCCAGTCACCTGTTatcagttttgggtttttttcattaagtttcggcggggggggggggggggaaatcagTTTAATAGCTTTATGACCAAGCTACTATGTGTTACTAGTCCCTGTTTATGACGGAAGAACCAAGGATTTGTCTTTGCTTATGGTAAACAAAGCATAAAAGACATGCAAGTGTTCatccaaaaatatttgcaaagtcTTCtctgtgattgagagcagccctgcagagaaggacttgagg comes from the Cuculus canorus isolate bCucCan1 chromosome 1, bCucCan1.pri, whole genome shotgun sequence genome and includes:
- the TNFRSF19 gene encoding tumor necrosis factor receptor superfamily member 19 → MVAKGLQREDKLKMLIILLAYLLNRVICETGDCREQEFRDHNGNCILCRQCGPGMELSKECGFGYGEDAQCMTCRPNRFKEDWGFQKCKPCLDCALVNRFQKANCSATSNALCGDCLPGFYRKTKLGGFQDMECVPCGDPPPPYEPHCTTKVNLVKIPSTASSPRDTALAAVICSALATVLLALLILCVIYCKRQFMEKKPSWSLRSQDIHYNGSELSCFDRPRLSEYDHRTCCQCQRSTSQTCGPVHLIPSLCCDETCSMEHSSHSCAFHSQTTLNERADSVGEMIPAFLGSLSHSACGDISDAWPLMQNSACCDSISFSESYSERADGSAKSCSPETEKTASIESDNNQELNEVLISANTLDGNIAESFEISKHRTCTEDSLLQNSVAAETQPKTKHNGTANDSTD